Proteins encoded in a region of the Rutidosis leptorrhynchoides isolate AG116_Rl617_1_P2 chromosome 9, CSIRO_AGI_Rlap_v1, whole genome shotgun sequence genome:
- the LOC139866822 gene encoding small ribosomal subunit protein eS10z-like — MIIPDKNRKAISKYLFQEGVCFAKKDYNLAKHPEIDVPNLQVIKLMQSFKSKEYVKETFAWMHYYWYLTNDGIEFLRTYLNLPSDIVPATLKKSAKPLGRPTGGAPGDRPRGPPRFEGDRPRFGDRDGYRGGPRGPPGEFGGEKGGAPADFQPAFNRGAGGRPSFGRGGGSFGGGAPPSSSLS, encoded by the exons ATG ATCATTCCAGATAAGAATCGTAAGGCGATATCCAAATACCTCTTTCAAG AGGGCGTTTGTTTCGCTAAGAAGGATTACAATCTGGCGAAGCATCCGGAAATCGATGTACCTAATCTACAGGTGATCAAGCTTATGCAAAGCTTCAAATCAAAGGAATATGTTAAGGAAACATTTGCTTGGATGCATTATTACTGGTATCTGACCAATGATGGAATCGAGTTTTTGAGAACCTATTTGAATCTGCCATCTGATATCGTACCAGCTACTTTGAAGAAATCGGCTAAGCCTCTCGGCCGTCCCACCGGTGGGGCCCCCGGTGACCGTCCTCG TGGTCCACCTAGATTTGAAGGTGATAGGCCAAGATTCGGTGATAGGGACGGGTACCGTGGTGGACCAAGAGGGCCTCCTGGTGAGTTTGGTGGAGAAAAGGGTGGAGCTCCAGCTGATTTTCAACCTGCATTCAACAGG GGTGCTGGTGGAAGGCCTAGCTTTGGACGTGGAGGTGGTAGTTTTGGAGGTGGTGCACCACCAAGCTCAAGCCTTTCTTAG
- the LOC139866336 gene encoding glutaminyl-peptide cyclotransferase-like, whose protein sequence is MLNNYPQIRPVSSSYRNSNVPVNILTDLIFNGSMRKKPYNKRSNHHKPPPSMPITSSKSHFRSTTKVLFISVISAVAVIALSFNTWSSFRSNDVVSDLIQSIEIVHEFPHDPNAFTQGLLYGGNDTLLESTGLNGRSSVREVDLQTGKIKALQNMDYSYFGEGLTLLGHRLYQVTWLGKTGFIYDRNNLSNFKSFSHNMKDGWGLATDGKVLFGSDGSSSLYHLNPRTMKVKLEHVVKYKGQEVHNLNELEYINGEVWANIWQSDCIARISPVDGTVIGWILLPELREGLVAAGNRIDVLNGIAWDEDNKRLFVTGKLWPKLYEIKLQPLRNPLRAPIERLCLRGPVHF, encoded by the exons ATGTTGAACAACTACCCCCAAATCAGACCAGTTTCATCTTCATATCGAAACTCAAATGTCCCAGTCAACATACTCACTGATCTCATATTTAACGGATCCATGAGGAAAAAACCCTATAATAAGCGAtcaaaccaccataaaccaccaccttCAATGCCTATTACATCTTCAAAGTCTCATTTCCGATCCACTACAAAAGTCCTCTTCATTTCGGTCATATCTGCAGTTGCCGTAATTGCGCTTTCCTTCAACACCTGGAGCTCCTTCAGATCAAACGACGTCGTTTCTGACCTAATTCAGTCTATCGAGATCGTTCACGAGTTCCCTCACGATCCGAACGCTTTCACACAG GGGCTTTTGTATGGAGGAAACGATACATTGTTGGAGTCAACCGGTCTGAATGGACGT TCATCGGTTAGGGAAGTGGATCTTCAGACTGGAAAG ATCAAGGCCCTACAAAACATGGACTATTCTTATTTCGGAGAGGGTTTAACTCTTTTGGGTCATAG GTTGTATCAAGTAACTTGGTTGGGGAAAACTGGTTTCATATATGACCGAAATAATTTAAGCAAT TTCAAAAGTTTTAGTCATAATATGAAAGACGGTTGGGGATTAGCAACTGATGGAAAAGTACTCTTTGGAAGCGACGGATCGTCATCCTTATATCATCTTAACCCTCGAACAATGAAAG TTAAATTAGAGCATGTTGTTAAATATAAAGGCCAAGAAGTGCATAACCTCAATGAATTAGAGTATATAAACGGTGAAGTTTGGGCAAATATTTGGCAG AGTGACTGCATAGCTAGAATCTCACCTGTCGATGGAACCGTAATCGGATGGATTCTCCTTCCAGAATTACG AGAGGGATTAGTAGCAGCTGGAAACAGA ATTGATGTTTTGAATGGCATAGCATGGGATGAAGATAATAAACGCCTTTTTG TAACTGGAAAACTCTGGCCAAAGCTATACGAGATAAAGCTGCAGCCACTAAGGAACCCATTGCGGGCGCCCATAGAACGTCTCTGCCTACGCGGCCCTGTTCATTTTTGA